A genomic window from Hyla sarda isolate aHylSar1 chromosome 8, aHylSar1.hap1, whole genome shotgun sequence includes:
- the UBE2I gene encoding SUMO-conjugating enzyme UBC9 isoform X2: MSGIALSRLAQERKAWRKDHPFGFVAVPTKNPDGTMNLMNWECAIPGKKGTPWEGGLFKLRMLFKDDYPSSPPKCKFEPPLFHPNVYPSGTVCLSILEEDKDWRPAITIKQILLGIQELLNEPNIQDPAQAEAYTIYCQNRVEYEKRVRAQAKKFAPS; this comes from the exons ATGTCTGGCATAGCCCTGAGCAGACTTGCGCAGGAGAGGAAAGCTTGGAGAAAAGACCATCCTTTT ggGTTTGTTGCAGTACCAACAAAAAATCCAGATGGCACAATGAATTTGATGAACTGGGAGTGTGCTATTCCAGGCAAGAAAGGG ACCCCATGGGAAGGAGGATTATTTAAACTTCGAATGCTTTTTAAGGACGATTATCCCTCCTCGCCACCGAAAT GTAAATTTGAGCCTCCTTTATTCCACCCAAATGTCTATCCTTCAGGCACAGTGTGTCTGTCTATCTTAGAAGAAGATAAGGATTGGAGGCCAGCAATCACAATTAAACAG ATCTTGTTAGGAATACAAGAACTTCTAAATGAACCAAATATACAAGATCCAGCTCAAGCAGAGGCATACACAATTTACTG ccaaaacagaGTTGAATATGAAAAAAGAGTCAGAGCACAAGCCAAGAAGTTTGCACCATCATAA